Genomic segment of Saccopteryx bilineata isolate mSacBil1 chromosome 9, mSacBil1_pri_phased_curated, whole genome shotgun sequence:
TTTGGCTGGTGCAGAGCTGCAGCCCCCTCTAGAGAAGATGTGTGCCCTTCAGTTCCCCCCCAGTCCTCGCTGTTCCCTATTGTCTCCAGCTGGGAACTGAATGCCTGTTGCCACTCATCACCAAGTTCATGGTGCTGTTTCTCAAATCAGAGAGCTATGAGGAAAGTGAAATATTTTGGGCCCCCATATTTccaacaaaagtgaaaaagaagttTGTTTATATTGCCTGCCTGCCCTGAGGTGAGCCACCTGTCCTGTTGTATAGGGTTGCTAGAGTGGAGGTTTCTCTCCAGGGCTGTGTTTGGCCCCATGTTCTTCTCTGCCACAACTACCACCATTATAGTTGTCATCACGTCACTTTTATTGATTCTCTAGCAGGTTGTGCACACAATGAGACAGGCCAAGATAGCCCTTGGTTTGTCTGAGAAACAAAATTCGGTGAGCAAGGTAACAGTAAACAGAGCAGCTGGGGCAGAAGGGATTAGATCTAATATGATGAAAAATTCACCATGTTATAAAAGGCTGAGAGGGATACTCTTAAATGACACCCAGTAGCCCAGTGGGAATGGCCTCCTGGCCTTCTGTCCAGCTCCTGGCCTCAGCTTTGGCCCATGTAGCGACCACTGGGTGTGGCCCAACCCAGCTTATTTCCTGGGCTTGAAAATATCAGATGGCCAAGGTAGATTGGACAGGGAGACTCAGGGCTGGCCTATAAATTCAGCCACctcactgaaaaagaagaaagcctcagtttcccatctgtcTAACGGGAACATGAAGATAGAAGGGTCCTGGCTCCCTCTGTGAGAGCCCTCAGTGCAGGCTCACGGGTCCTCTCAAGGCCCACTCTCATCACCACACTGCCCCGCTCCGGTTTCCTGGCGGCTCCCCCAGGCGCCCTTGGGGGGCGTAGTCCAGGCAGGTTTTCCCCGCCAGGTGAGGCAGGCACTTGGCATGGTAGAAGAACTTTAGGCGCCCGTGGTTCAGGCGACACTCCACCTTGTGTAAGCCAGACTGTGGAGTCCGGTCACAGGTGCCAAGGAGGTCATCGTCCCAGCCGTAGTCTGCGTCCCAAACCTGCACCCTCAGGGGCCCCGCTGAGGCCAGGACCACGTCCCCGAAGTCCAGCTGTATCTTCCATTGGGGGTTGTTATTGTTCCACACTGTGTTCGTGTCCAGCTGCTTGCCTCCAAAGAAGACCTTCAAATATGCGTCCGTGGCAGTACTTGTGTCTCCCCACAAACCTGTCGCCTGGAAGTTCATAACCTCCAGCCGGGCCAGGCCCCTCTCCCGGGGACAGCAGTCCTGGTTGGTGGCCCCTAAGCCAGTGCACACACACTGGCAGGGGTCACGCTGGCTCTTCTGCTGCCCTTGGGGGCAGGGCTTGCTGCAGTCCTTCCACCGAGCCCTCTGCGTCAGGTACTTGCTCACAGCCTGCCTCAGCGCCTCCCGCCGCGGGTCCTTGTGCTCCAGGAGCAAGTGCAGAGGCTCCAGGGTGTAGTCCACCAGGCTGGGGCTGTCCAGCAGAGAGGCCACCCAGGCTGAGAACTGCTGGGGCCCCGCCTGGTTCCCGAACAGCAGGTCGTGCACGGAGCCGTGGTGGCCGCCCACCACCTCGGAATAGCGCTCCCGGTAGGACTGGTGGAAAGAGGCCGTCATCttgtgcttcttcttcttctcctcgcAGGCCTTGGCTTCTGAGGAGGCGCTGGCCAGGCTGCCCACGCTGACCGCGGCTTCCACCGCCAGGCAGTCGGCCACCTCGTCCGCCGTGAGCTCCTCCAGGGCCAGCTCGCAGGTGCGCAGGGCGGTGAGGGCGGAGACCTTGCCGCCCAGCTCCATGGAGCGGATGAAGTGGGTGCCATAGTTGGAGATGAGCCGGAGGTAGTCGGGCTCGGCGGAGGCATTGAAGTAGGGGGGCAGGGCCCTGAGGGCCCGCTTGAAATCAGAGTGGAGGGGCGGAGAGTGCACCAGGTGAAaactgggagggagagaaaaacatcaggtGGGCCCAGCAGGGGGTAGTCCTTCCCATCCATAACTCCCTCAaggttgcccaaggtcacatgtgAGCAGCATAACTAGGACCTGAACCCAGGAACCCCTCTGTCTCTAGCCCCTCAGTGACTTAGCTACTTTGTTGAGGCattttttgcttctctttttcagaataaagctttttctttcctttttattttctacttacaGAAGTGTTGGTACTACACTGGCTGTAGTCTTCTAGCTTCGGACCCT
This window contains:
- the PRF1 gene encoding perforin-1 is translated as MATCVLFLGILLLQLPTPAPAHCYTAAQSECQRVRQFVPGSRLAGEGIDVSSLRRSGFFPVDVDHFLRPDGTCTLCHNTLQKGALQRLPLAITNWRTKGSGCQRKVIKAKISSTEAAAKDAATSIRNDWKVGLEVNPKPSTSARVAVAGSHSKEANFAAQKSFQDQYSFSTDSVECRFYSFHLVHSPPLHSDFKRALRALPPYFNASAEPDYLRLISNYGTHFIRSMELGGKVSALTALRTCELALEELTADEVADCLAVEAAVSVGSLASASSEAKACEEKKKKHKMTASFHQSYRERYSEVVGGHHGSVHDLLFGNQAGPQQFSAWVASLLDSPSLVDYTLEPLHLLLEHKDPRREALRQAVSKYLTQRARWKDCSKPCPQGQQKSQRDPCQCVCTGLGATNQDCCPRERGLARLEVMNFQATGLWGDTSTATDAYLKVFFGGKQLDTNTVWNNNNPQWKIQLDFGDVVLASAGPLRVQVWDADYGWDDDLLGTCDRTPQSGLHKVECRLNHGRLKFFYHAKCLPHLAGKTCLDYAPQGRLGEPPGNRSGAVW